The genomic segment CTGAGATGTTTCTGAACCCAAAATGGTTTTTGACTCAAAGGAGAGGGTTTTTAACCCAAGATGGTGTTGAcccaaggagatggtttggagcccaaggagatggtttggagcccaaggagatacttttggagcccaaggagatggttttggagcccaaggagacggtttggagcccaaggaggtggtttggagcccaaggagatggtttggagcccaaggagatggtttggagcccaaggagatggttttggagcccaaggaggtggtttggagcccaaggagatggtttggagcccaaggagatggtttggagcccaaggagatggttttGGAGCCCAAGGAGGTGGTTTTTGACCCAAGGAGATCGTTTTGTGCCCATTGAGATGTTTCTGAACCCAAAATGGTTTTTGACTCAAAGGAGAGGGTTTTTAACCCAAGATGGTGCTGACCCAAGGAGATGGTTTTGAcccaaggagatggtttggAGGCCATTGAGGTATTTTTGAACCCAAAATGGTTTTTGACTCAAAGGAGCTGAATTGACCCATCTTGAGTTGACCCCTTGAGCTGACCCATCTTGGTTTTTGACCCAAGGAGATGGTTTTTGACCCAAGGAGATCGTTTTGTGCCCATTGAGATGTTTCTGAACCCAAAATGGTTTTTGACTCAAAGAAGAGGGTTTTTAACCCAAGATGGTTTTGAcccaaggagatggtttggagcccaaggagatggtttggAGGCCATTGAGATGTTTTTGAACCCAAAATGGTTTTTGACTCAAAGGAGCTGAGTTGACCCATCTTGAGTTGACCCCTTGAGCTGACCCATCCTGTTTTTTGACCCAATGAGATGGTTTTGACCAAGGAGAtggtttggagcccaaggagacggtttggagcccaaggaggTGGTTTTTGACCCACAGAGGtggtttggagcccaaggagatggttttggagcccaaggagatggtttggagcccaaggagatggttttGGAGCCCAAGTAGATGCTTTTGagcccaaggagatggtttggagcccaaggaggtggtttggagcccaaggagatggttttggagcccaaggagatggtttggagcccaaggaggTGGTTTTGGAGCCCAAGATGTTTTTTTGACACAAGCGGATGGTTTTGGCCAAAGGAGATGGTTTTTGACCCAAGAGAATGGTTTTGGAGCCCAAAATGGTTTTTGATCCCGAGAAGGATTTGGTTTTGagcccaaggagatggttttCCACCCAAGGAGATGGCTTTGGGCCCAGAGAGATGGTTTAGACCCAAGGAAATGGTTTTTGACTCCAAAAAGTTCATTTTGTCCCAAGGAGCTGGTTTTATGCCCAAAGGGATGGATTTTGACCTCAGGATTTGGGTTTTTGACCCAGGATTTGGGTTTTTGACCCAGGATTTGGGTTTTTgacccaggatttggggttttgacctcaggatttgggtttttgacccaggatttggggttttgacctcaggatttgggtttttgacccaggatttgggtttttgacccaggatttggggttttgacctcaggatttgggtttttgacccaggatttgggtttttggtCCATTGAGGTTGTTTTTGATCCCAGGATTTGAGTTTTTGACCCcaggatttgggtttttggtCCATCAAATGGTTTTTGATCCCAGGATTTGGATTTTTGACCCCAGGATTTGGGTTTTTGATCTATTGAGATTGTTTTTGACCCCaggatttggatttttggtCCATTGAGATAGTTTTTGACCCCTGGATTTGGCTTTTTGACCCcaggatttgggtttttggtCTATTGAGATGGTTTTTgaccccaggatttggggttttggtccATTGAGGTTGTTTTTgaccccaggatttggggttttggtccATTGAGGTTTTTCACCCCAGGATTTGGGTTTTTGACCCcaggatttgggtttttggtCCGTTGAGGTTGTCTTTGACCCCAGGATTTGGGTTTTTGACCCCCGGATTTGGGTTTTTGACCCCAGGATTTGGGTTTTTGACTCcaggattttgttttttggtCCATCGAGATGGTTCTGGACCCTCAGGAGATGATTTCTGGGGCCACTGAGATGACTTTTGGTTCCCACCACCTCCGAGCTCCCCCGGCCCCAGCGGCACCGCCCTCACCCCGTTTTTGGGGTGGCCGAAGGTTTTCCTGCCCCCATCCCGGTACCTCCTTCCCGCGGCTCCTCCTCCTCGGCCGCCTCCTCCCGGGGGGACTCCGatggggggctcggggggacCCCCAGAGCTCCGGGGTCCTCCACGTCCGCGGGGGCCACGTCCTCCACCTTCACCCGCACGGTCACCTGGGCGACACGGGAACGGGGACGCGGAGCTGCCGAGGGGATCTGGGCACCCCCAAAAGGGTTTTGGGGATCCCCATGGGGGGGATTTGGGTGCCCAGGACCCCCAGAAGGAGATTTTGGGGCCTGAGACCCCTAAAAAAGCTGCagaggggatttgggagctggggATCCCCTGGAGGTGTGGGGGGGGTTTGGGTGCCTGGGACCACCCAAGGGCTCTCCAAGTTTTGGgtgctggggacccccaaaAGACGCTGAGGGGTTTTGGGAGCCCAGGAACCCcagaggggattttggggtgcaggacccccaaaatctcctgaAGGAATTTGGGTGCTGGAGATCCCCAAAGTCTCCAAAAGGGTTTTGGGAGCCCAGGAATCCCAGAAAGCTGCCAAGGGGATTTAGGCACCCACGACCCCCtttcccaaattttggggttttttttcttgggaatgAGCAGGGATGGCCTGGAATGGGAGGAATGTAACAGGGGTGAACCAATTATTCCCAATTTTGGAGGCCAGCACCCCAAAAAGCTGCCAAGGGGATTTAGGCACCACAATCCCCTTTCCGGCCtcaattttggtttttttttcttgggaatgagcagggatgggctggAGTGGGAAGAATGCAATGGAGGGGAACCAATTATTCCCAATTTTGGGGGCCAGCACCCCAAAAAGCTGCCAAGGGGATTTAGGTGCCCACAACCCCCTTTCCAGCCtcaattttgggtttttttttttgggaattggCAGGGATGGGCTGGAGTGGGAGGAATTTAAAGAAGGTGAACCAATTATTTCTAATTTGGGGGAATTCCCCCAAACTCCCACTCAGAACCCCAAAATTGGACCTGCTCCCACCTGCTGTCCAGGTCCCCAAAAAGCTGCCAAGGGGATTTAGGCACCCatgagcccctttccagcctcaatttttgtggttttttttttggggaatagGCAGGGATGGCCTGGAATGGGAGGAATGTAACAGGGGTGAACCAATTATTCCCAATTTTGGGGGCCAGCACCCCAAAAAGCTGCCGAGGGGATTTAGGCACTCatgagcccctttccagcctcggttttggggttttttttgggaatgagcagggatgggctggAATGGGAGGAATGCAATGGAAGGGGACCAATTATTCCCAATCTGGAGGCCAGCACCCCAAAAAGCTGCCAAGGGGATTTAGGCACTCatgagcccctttccagcctcaattttgggggttttccctgggaatgagCAGGGATGGCCTGGAGTGGGAGGAATGCAATGGAGGGGAACCAATTATTCCCAATTTTGGGGGCCAGCAGCCCAAAATCTGGACCCACTCCCAGCTACTCTCCTGGTGCCCAGGTCCCCAAAAATAGCCAAGGGGATTTAGGCACCACAATCCCCTTTCCGGCctcaattttgttttttttttccctgggaatgagcagggatgggctggAGTGGGAAGAATGCAATGGAGGGGAACCAATTATTCCCAATTTTGGGGGCCAGCACCCCAAAAAGCTGCCAAGGGGATTTAGGTGCCCACAACCCCCTTTCCAGCCTcgattttgggttttttttcttgggaatgagcagggatgggctggAATGGGAGGAATGTAACAGGGCTGAACCAATTATTCCCAATTTTGGGGGCCAGCACCCCAAAAAGCTGCCACGGGGATTTAGGTGCCCACAACCCCCTTTCCAGCctcagttttgggttttttttcttgggaatgagcagggatgggctggAGTGGGAGGAATTTAAAGAAGGTGAACCAATTATTTCTAATTTGGGGGAATTCCCCCAAACTCCCACTCAGAACCCCAAAATTGGACCTGCTCCCACCTGCTGTCCAGGTCCCCAAAAAGCTGCCAAGGGGATTTAGGCACCCatgagcccctttccagcctCAATTTTCGGGTTTTTTCTTgggaatgggcagggatgggctggaGTGGGAAGAATGTAACAGGGGTGAACCAATTATTCCCAATTTTGGGGGCCAGCACCCCAAAAAGCTGCCGAGGGGATTTAGGCACTCatgagcccctttccagcctcggttttggggttttttttgggaatgagcagggatgggctggAATGGGAGGAATGCAACGGGGGTGACCCAAATATTCCTAATTTGGGGtccagcaccccaaaatctggACGcgctctgagctgctgccctggtgcCCAGGTCCCCAAAAATAGCCAAGGGGATTTAGGCACCACAACCCCCTTTCCAGCCTcaattttgggtgtttttttttttttgggaatgggcagggatggcctgGAATGGGAGGAATGCAATGGAGGGGAACCAATTATTCCTAATTTGGGGtccagcaccccaaaatctggACCCGcgctgagctgctgccctggtgcCCAGGTCCCCAAAAAGCTGCCAAGGGGATTTAGGCACCCatgagcccctttccagcctcaattttgggtggttttttttttttgggaatgggcagggatgggctggaaTGGGAAGAATGTAACAGGGGTGAACCAATTATTCCCAATTTTGGGGGCCAGCACCCCAAAAAGCTGCCGAGGGGATTTAGGCACTCatgagcccctttccagcctcggttttggggttttttttgggaatgagcagggatgggctggAATGGGAGGAATGCAATGGGGGTGACCCAAATATTGCCAATTTTGGGGGCCAGCACCCCAGGAAACCCGGACCCGCTCgcacctgctgctcccagatCCCGCCGGGATCTCCTCGTCCCCGCTGGAAGCTCTCGGCCAAGGCCACGGCCTGCGCGCAGGACTCGGGGTGCCGCACCCACACCCAGCTCTGGATGTCCTCGGGCAGGATGCTGAGGAACTGCTcgagcaccagcagctccatgatCTGCTCCTTGCTGCGCTCCTCGGGCCGCAGCCAGCGCCGCGACAGCTCCCGCAGCCTCCGCCACACgtcccgcggccccgccgcctcctGGTAGCGGAACTGCCGGAACCGCAGGCGCCGCAGCTcggtgccggccccgccgggagcaccgggagcaccgggagcggcggcggggatGGAGGGGACGAGGCGGCGCGGCCGCTCCGCGCGGGGAGCGCGGCCCCCCGAGTCCGCCGCGCTCTCCTGCGGGGGGTCCCCAGcgcgggcggggagggggggggctCCATCCTGCCCCGAACTGTGGAGCtgattggggggggggggggggctgctgaaggaaagacccccccccaaaaatcaaCCCCTCCTAAAACCCCATTTTATAATGCCCGCCCACTCCTCAAAATTGGGGTCCCGACCCCGCGGTCCCCAGAGCGGGGTGGCgacccccgcagcccccccaCAAACCCTGGGGGTCCCCAACCCCCTTCCCCGCCCTGAAGTCCCCCCCAATTTGGGGGTCCCGCAGccaccccccccgcccctcccatCCCCCCAATTTGGGGGTCCCGCAgccaccccccccccgcccctctcATCCCCCCAATTTGGGGGTCCCGCAGACACCCCCCTGCCCCTCTCATCCCCCCAATTTGGGGGTCCCGCACCCTCCACCCTCCAAACCCTGGGGGTCCCCAACCCCTTCCCCGCCCTgaagcccccccccccaatctGGGGGTCCCGCAgccccccccggcccctcccATATCCCCCAAACCCTGGGGGTCCCCAACCCCTTCCCCGCCCTGAAGCCCCCTCCCCAATCTGGGGGTCCCGCAACCCCCCGGACCAGGGGTCCTGCCccgcccccccctccccccaatttccagcccccccggcccctcccaaccctgcagcccccccagGCTTGGGGTGCCGCCCCCCACCCCCGTTCAGACCTGGGGGTCCCTCCCGCGCCCccccggccgggcccggcccctcGCCCGCCGCTCGCCGACACAAAGAGCCCGagcggccgggcccggccccgcccccgcggggTCCCGGcggggtcccggggggtcccgggggggtcccgAGACCCCCAAatttctcccccctccccaaattcccccccccccggccccgccgtaCGTGGGGGAAGCGGCGAGGCTCCGCCCCTCATTGGGCGAGCGCGCTGTCAATTACGGGGAGGCCACGCCCACACGGCGGGCTGGGGGCGGGAACCTGGGGCTTGGATTGACAGCTAGGGCAGCCAATGGGAAGGCGGAGTGCGGCAGAGGGGCGGGGCCTTGGCgggagggacaggggctggCTGGAGGAATGATTGACAGCGCCGACAGCCAATGAGAGCGCGGAAAGCGTGAGGGGCGGGGCCTAAGAGGCAGAGGGAGGTTCGGGGtgaaaattgggatttttttcccaggaaatttggtgaaaatgttgtttttttttttttttcaggaaattctgtgaaaattggggttttcttccaagaaatttgggaaaaattgggttttttttcaggaaattcggtgaaaattgggtttttttcccaggaaaatcactgaaaattgggggtttttttccgGGAAAATTGGTGAAAATcgggttttttttcagggaaattagtgaaaattgttttttttttccggaAATTCGGTGgaaatagttttttttccccaggaaaaatggtgaaaatcggggtttttttcagggcaATCTGTGAAAATCGGGTTTTATCCaagaaaatcagtgaaaattaggctttttccaggaaaaaaaaattttacatcccccttttttttttttccttttcctccctttccccttatttttttccattattttattttattttattttattttattttattttattttattttattttattttattttattttattttattctctttttgttttgtttttaaatttaatttaatcgaatttaatttaatttaatttaatttaatttaattttaaatttttctttaatttaatttattttttttaaatttaattaatgtcttaaaaggctatttttttttttttttttttgcttattccCACTTTTCTCTTTGGAACTCCCAGGCCGACTGCTTCGCTCATTTCATTTCTTATTCCCGACACCCAAAATTTCCCCTTCCCACGGAGCCCTGCCCGATCCCCGGGGACTCAAAGTGGCGccgggagcggcaccggcaccgggaccgggaGTGACCCCGGGACTGACACCGGGATCAACCCCGGGAGCGGCACCAGGaccgggagcggcaccgggacCGACCCCGGCACCGAGAGCAGCACCGACATCGGGAATGACACCGGGATCAACCCTGGGAGcggcaccgggaccgggactGACACCGGCACTGGGAGCGACCCCGGTACCGGGGCTGACACCCGGACTGACACCGGGATCAACCCCGGGAGCGGCACCAGGACCGGGAGCGGCACTGGGACCGACCCCGGCACCGGGAGCGACCCCCGGACTGACACCGGGATCGACCCCGGCACCGGGAGCGACCCCCGGACTGACACCGGGACCGACCCCGGCACCGGGAGCGACCCCCGGACTGACACCGGGATCGACCCCGGCACCGGGAGCAGCACCGACATCAGGACTGACACCGGGATCAACCCTGGGAGCGGCACCAGGaccgggagcggcaccgggacCGACCCCGGGACTGACACCGGGATCAACCCCGGCACCGGGAGCGACCCCGGGACTGACACCGGGACCGACCCCAGCACCGGGACCGACCCCGGGACTGACACCGGGATCAACCCCAGCACCGGGAGCAGCACCGACATCAGGAATGACACCGGGACCGACCCCAGCACCGGGAGCGACCCCGGGACTGACACCGGGACCGACCCCGGGAGCGGCACCAGGACCGGGAGCAGTACCGGGACCGACCCCGGGACTGACACCGGGATCGACGCTGGGAGCGGTGCCGGGACTGATACCAGGACCAGGAGCAGCACCGACACTGGGACCGGGACCAGGAGCAGCaccgggaccggcaccgggaccgggaGCTACACCGGGAGTGACACCGGGAGCGACACTGGCACCGACACCGATCCCGGGACTGACGCCAGGAGCGGCGCCGGGACCGACACCAGCACCAACACCGGGACCGGCACCGACACCAGGACTGACACCGGGAGCAGCGCCGGGACCGACGCCGGGAGCTACACCGGGACCGGCACCGACACCGACACCGGGACCGACACTGGCACCGGCGCCGGCTCCGGGGCCGGGACCGAcaccggcaccgggagcggcaccgACACCGGCACCGGCTCTGGGACCGGGACCGGCGCCAGGAGCGGCACCGACACCGGCACCGGCTCTGGGACCGGGACCGGCGCCAggagcggcaccgggagcggcaccgACACTGGCACCGGCTCTGGGACCGGGACTGGTgccgggagcggcaccgggagAGGCACCGACACTGGCACCGGCTCTGGGACCGGGACCGGCgccgggagcggcaccgggagcggcaccgggcGGACCCGCAGCGCCCCCTCCTCCCCTCGGGACACGAACGGGAAGAAGCTTCCCGCGGGATCCCCCAGGGCGATCCCGGCCAGCGGCTCCCTCCGCTCCGCGTCGTAGAATTCCAGCCGCGCCTTCTCCCGGTCCAGGAGCACCCCGAGCACCGAGAGATCCCGGGGATGATCCCTGAGCACCGAGAGATCCCGGGGATGATCCCCGGACACCGAGAGATCCCGGGGATGCTCCCCGGGCACCGAGAGATCCCGGGGATGCTCTCTGAGCACCGAGAGATCCCGGGGATGATCCCTGGACACCGAGAGATCCCGGGGATGCTCTCTGAGCACCGAGAGATCCCGGGGATCCTCTCTGAGCACCGAGAGATCCCGGGGATGATCCCTGGACACCGAGAGATCCCGGGGATGCTCCCCGAGCACCGAGAGATCCCGGGGATCCTCTCTGAGCACCGAGAGATCCCGGGGATGATCCCCGAGGGCGCGGCAGACGGAGAAGAGGCGGCCCCGGGATGCgcagagagcccagagctgcGGGGGATCCCGGGGATCGCGGGGATCGAGGGGATCACGGGGATTGGGGTGATCCAGAGGGTCATGGGGATGCCGGGGATCCCGTGGGTCCCGGGGATCCCGCGGTTCCCGGGGATCGGGGGGATCCCGTGGGTCCCGGGGATCCCGCGGGTCCCGGGGCTCGCGGGGATCCCGCAGCACGCCCAGGGCCCAGCTCCgctgctggcccagctccaCCTCCCAGTAGCCCTTCCCGGCTCGCAGCGCGTCCCGCGCCACCAGCGCCGCCACCGGGAGCGGATCCCGCGCGTCCCCGAGGGGCAGCGGCCGCGCCTCGGGACCCAGCGCCACCGGAGCTGCGGGGACGGAGGGATCCCGTCAGGGACCGGGACATTCCCGGGAGAGGGGATGCGGCCACTGAGGGGCTGAGGTGGCGCAGAAGCCCTGAATCCCTGaacccccaaattcctgaatccccgaacccccaaattcctgaattcccgAATCCCCAGATTCCCGAACCCTTCAATGTCTGaacccccaaattcctgaacccctgaacccccaaattcccgaatccccaatccccaatttcctgaacccccaaattcctgaaTCCCCGAATCCCCAGATTCCCAAACCCCTCAATGTCTGaacccccaaattcctgaaCCCCTGAAACCTCAAATTCCTGAATCCCCGAATCCCCAAATCTCCaaatccctgaatccctgaacccccaaattcctgaatccccaatccccaatttcctgaacccccaaattcctgaaTCCCCGAATCCCCAGATTCCTGAACCCTTCAATGTCTGaacccccaaattcctgaaTCCCCGAATCCCCAGATTCCCAAACCCCTCAATGTCTGaacccccaaattcctgaaCCCCTGAAACCTCAAATTCCTGAATCCCCGAATCCCCAAATCTCCaaatccctgaatccctgaacccccaaattcctgaatccccaatccccaatttcctgaacccccaaattcctgaaTCCCCGAATCCCCAGATTCCCGAACCCTTCAATGTCTGaacccccaaattcctgaacccctgaacccccaaattcccgaCTCCCCGGATCCCCAATTTCCTGaacccccaaattcctgaaTCCCCGAATCCCCAGATTCCCAAACCCCTCAATGTCTGaacccccaaattcctgaaCCCCTGAAACCTCAAATTCCTGAATCCCCGAATCCCCAAATCTCCaaatccctgaatccctgaacccccaaattcctgaatccccaatccccaatttcctgaacccccaaattcctgaaTCCCCGAATCCCCAGATTCCCGAACCCTTCAATGTCTGaacccccaaattcctgaacccctgaacccccaaattcccgaCTCCCCGAATCCCCGAATTCCCGAACCCTTCAATGTCTGaacccccaaattcctgaatccccaaatccctggatccctgaacCCCTAAATTCCtgaatccccaatccccaaattcccgaaCCCCTCAGTCTCCAAATCCCTGAACTCCCAAATCCCCAAGCCCCCAAATTCCTGAACCCCTTAATCTctgaacccccaaatccccaaactccCAAATAACTGAATCCctgaatccccaaatccccgaattcctgaatccccaaatccccaaattcctgaatcCTCGAATCCCCAAATTCATGAACCCCTGAACCCctaaatccccaaattcctgaaCGCCCAAATTCCTGAATCCCAGAATCCTCGAATCCCCAAATCCTCAAATTCCTCAACCCCCAAATtccgggacccccaaatccctgagtTACTGAATCCCCGAATTTCCCAATCCCAGAATCCCCGAATTTCccaatcccagaatcccagagctgcagctcaccCGCGTGGCTCCGCGCTTCCCAGAAATCTGcgagaaaaagaaaaaaaccgGGAATTCCGATTTTTATGGAGGAATTCCAGCCTTCCCCCAGAcaccccccaaatcccgggaATTTGGGTATTCCGGAGTTTTCTCAGGAATTCGGGTGTTCCCGAGGTATTCCCAGGAATTTTGGTGTTCCGTggttttcccaggaatttgggCATTCCCGAGATTTCCCAGGAATTTGGGTGTTCTGTGGTTTTACCAGGAATTTGGGCATTCCCgaattttcccaggaatttggATGTTCCGTggttttcccaggaatttgggCATTCCCgaattttcccaggaatttgggCATTCCCGAGATTTCCCAGGAATTTGGGTGTTCCGTggttttcccaggaatttgggCATTCCCGAATTTTCCCGGGAATTTGGGCATTCCCGAGTTTTCCCGAGATTTTGGGCATTCCCGAGTTTTTCCCGGGAATTTGGTTGCTCCTGAGGTTTTTCCGGGAATTTGGGCATTCCCGagcttttcccaggaattttggTGTTCCGTggttttcccaggaatttgggCATTCCCGAATTTTCCCGGGAATTTGGGCATTCCCGAGTTTTCCCGAGATTTTGGGCATTCCCGAATTTTCCCGGGAATTTGGGCATTCCCGATTTTTCCCGAGATTTTGGGCATTCCCGagcttttcccaggaatttgggCATTCCCGAATTTTCCCGGGAATTTGGGCATTCCCGAGTTTTCCCGAGATTTTGGGCATTCCCGAATTTTCCCGGGAATTTGGGCATTCCCGAGTTTTCCCGAGATTTTGGGCATTCCCGAGTTTTCCCGGGAATTTGGGCATTCCCGAGATTTCCCAGGAATTTTGGTGTTCCGTggttttcccaggaatttgggCATTCCCGATTTTTCCCGGGAATTTGGGCATTCCCGagcttttcccaggaattttggTGTTCCGTggttttcccaggaatttgggCATTCCCGAGTTTTCCCGAGATTTTGGGCATCCCGAGCTTTTCCGCGCTTACCCAGCTCCGCTTTCAGCTGGCCTGAAAGGAAAAGCGATTCCCGTCAGTTT from the Vidua macroura isolate BioBank_ID:100142 unplaced genomic scaffold, ASM2450914v1 whyUn_scaffold_126, whole genome shotgun sequence genome contains:
- the LOC128802611 gene encoding zinc finger and SCAN domain-containing protein 22-like, with translation MRGGASPLPPRGRNLGVSGPPRDPPGPRRDPAGAGPGPAARALCVGERRARGRARPGGRGRDPQLHSSGQDGAPPLPARAGDPPQESAADSGGRAPRAERPRRLVPSIPAAAPGAPGAPGGAGTELRRLRFRQFRYQEAAGPRDVWRRLRELSRRWLRPEERSKEQIMELLVLEQFLSILPEDIQSWVWVRHPESCAQAVALAESFQRGRGDPGGIWEQQVTVRVKVEDVAPADVEDPGALGVPPSPPSESPREEAAEEEEPREGDPTAAPEPPLPQPRRPRNVRRGAPRRQTRRDPGEPPARPYPCGQCGKTFGRLTHLKTHERTHTGAKPYGCGACGKRFGHLSTLTTHRRLHTGERPYGCGACGKSFTNPSDLNKHRRSHTGERPYPCPACGKRFSQQSNLTMHRRSHTQERPYPCRACGKSFKYLADLTVHERSHTGERPFPCGHCGKSFSNKSSLARHARIHARAAARDK
- the LOC128802612 gene encoding putative per-hexamer repeat protein 5, giving the protein MRARKAPTASLISFLIPDTQNFPFPRSPARSPGTQSGAGSGTGTGTGSDPGTDTGINPGSGTRTGSGTGTDPGTESSTDIGNDTGINPGSGTGTGTDTGTGSDPGTGADTRTDTGINPGSGTRTGSGTGTDPGTGSDPRTDTGIDPGTGSDPRTDTGTDPGTGSDPRTDTGIDPGTGSSTDIRTDTGINPGSGTRTGSGTGTDPGTDTGINPGTGSDPGTDTGTDPSTGTDPGTDTGINPSTGSSTDIRNDTGTDPSTGSDPGTDTGTDPGSGTRTGSSTGTDPGTDTGIDAGSGAGTDTRTRSSTDTGTGTRSSTGTGTGTGSYTGSDTGSDTGTDTDPGTDARSGAGTDTSTNTGTGTDTRTDTGSSAGTDAGSYTGTGTDTDTGTDTGTGAGSGAGTDTGTGSGTDTGTGSGTGTGARSGTDTGTGSGTGTGARSGTGSGTDTGTGSGTGTGAGSGTGRGTDTGTGSGTGTGAGSGTGSGTGRTRSAPSSPRDTNGKKLPAGSPRAIPASGSLRSAS